From a region of the bacterium genome:
- a CDS encoding PDDEXK nuclease domain-containing protein, with translation MKAGAKVKVEVPKPVQQPAAQLPTLPQGYAEFVTELKAEIRSAQVRAALSVNRELVLLYWNVGRQIINHQEREGWGAKVIDRLSHDLQLTFPEMKGFSVRNIKYMQKIAFAYRDLEFVQQVVAQIPWGHNVFVLDLVHDSAEREWYIRETIEHGWSRNVLVHQIESGLYHRKGKTLTNFEHTLPSPQSELAQQILKDPYNFDFLSLGEDVKERDLHRGLLAHLREFLLELGVGFSFVGSEYHLEVDGEDYHLDLLFYHLRLRCFVVIELKVGKFKPEYTGKMNFYLSAVDDLLRHETDHPTVGLILCKDRSRVIVEYSLRDSSRPMGVAAYRFTQSLPATLQDNLPTVEELQAELSGETKS, from the coding sequence ATGAAGGCCGGGGCGAAGGTTAAAGTTGAGGTGCCGAAGCCAGTGCAGCAGCCTGCTGCGCAATTGCCGACGCTGCCTCAGGGCTACGCGGAGTTCGTGACCGAACTGAAGGCGGAAATCCGGTCAGCGCAGGTGCGCGCGGCGTTGTCTGTTAACCGCGAACTGGTGCTGTTGTACTGGAATGTGGGAAGGCAGATTATCAATCATCAGGAGCGTGAAGGATGGGGCGCAAAGGTGATAGACCGACTGTCCCATGATTTGCAACTTACGTTCCCTGAGATGAAAGGGTTCTCTGTCCGTAATATCAAGTATATGCAGAAAATAGCTTTTGCGTATCGCGATCTCGAATTTGTGCAACAAGTTGTTGCACAAATTCCTTGGGGGCATAACGTTTTCGTACTGGACCTTGTGCATGATTCCGCCGAGCGCGAATGGTACATCCGTGAAACGATTGAGCATGGTTGGAGTCGCAATGTGCTTGTGCATCAGATCGAAAGCGGCCTCTATCATCGCAAAGGCAAAACACTAACGAATTTCGAACACACTCTGCCGTCGCCGCAATCCGAACTGGCACAGCAGATTCTCAAAGATCCCTACAACTTCGACTTTCTGAGCTTGGGCGAAGATGTCAAAGAGCGTGATCTGCATCGCGGTTTGCTGGCACACTTGCGTGAATTCCTGCTGGAACTGGGCGTCGGCTTTTCTTTCGTGGGCAGCGAATACCATCTCGAAGTGGATGGTGAGGATTACCACCTTGATCTGCTGTTCTACCATCTTCGGCTCCGCTGCTTTGTGGTGATCGAACTCAAGGTTGGAAAGTTCAAGCCCGAATACACGGGCAAGATGAATTTCTATCTGTCCGCAGTGGATGATCTTCTGCGGCACGAGACGGATCATCCGACCGTCGGCCTGATTCTGTGCAAGGATCGCAGCCGGGTGATTGTCGAGTACAGCCTGCGCGATTCCAGCAGACCGATGGGCGTGGCGGCCTACCGGTTTACGCAGAGCCTGCCCGCCACGCTGCAGGACAATTTACCCACAGTTGAAGAACTCCAAGCCGAACTCTCCGGCGAGACCAAATCATAA
- a CDS encoding MjaI family restriction endonuclease: MQIKLSSDRIRALLDADPLQLPPYTSQLLNLANQNAQGTRPRVVGQMSELIQEFDGKTLQEWEAWYLGRYADRLTVAKDRIKAMVTKLQAAILAIDDQMIDDWLRDLVIVKTFVGLRFQEAILAEVSRSVDGGYRLSEPSEEARGIDGFINGVPVSIKPVTYKVKSQLAESLQGCLIYYEKIDNDLRVEFNEKDLKP, from the coding sequence GTGCAGATTAAGCTTTCGTCGGATCGGATTCGAGCATTGTTGGATGCCGATCCATTGCAACTTCCCCCGTACACCAGTCAACTGCTAAACCTTGCAAATCAAAATGCTCAAGGTACCCGGCCACGAGTCGTGGGCCAAATGAGCGAACTCATTCAGGAATTCGACGGCAAGACTCTGCAGGAATGGGAGGCATGGTACCTTGGCCGCTACGCGGACCGGTTGACGGTAGCCAAGGATCGTATCAAGGCGATGGTGACTAAGTTGCAGGCAGCCATCTTGGCAATAGATGATCAGATGATTGATGACTGGCTCCGGGATCTGGTTATCGTAAAGACTTTCGTTGGGCTGAGATTTCAGGAGGCGATTCTCGCGGAAGTGTCCCGCTCTGTTGATGGAGGTTATCGCCTGTCTGAGCCTTCCGAGGAAGCGCGCGGTATAGACGGCTTTATTAATGGAGTCCCCGTCTCCATTAAGCCCGTCACGTACAAAGTGAAAAGTCAACTTGCAGAGTCTTTGCAAGGCTGCCTGATATATTACGAGAAAATTGATAACGATCTCCGTGTGGAGTTCAACGAAAAAGACCTTAAACCATGA
- a CDS encoding dTDP-4-dehydrorhamnose 3,5-epimerase family protein, with amino-acid sequence MIHDVITHKLRLIPDERGRLLEILRTDDPHYLPIAQVYMTTNYPGVVKAWHFHKNQNDQMTCVKGMVKVVLYDARDDSPTKGEVNEFFVGEHNPMLIRIPKGVYHGWKCVSEGESVVVNCPDQLYDYKNPDEHRAAYDDPKIPYNWDIVYK; translated from the coding sequence ATGATCCACGACGTCATCACGCACAAGTTGCGGCTGATTCCCGATGAACGGGGGCGGCTGCTCGAGATCCTCCGCACGGATGATCCGCATTATCTGCCCATCGCACAGGTGTATATGACCACCAACTATCCGGGTGTGGTCAAGGCCTGGCATTTCCACAAAAACCAGAACGACCAGATGACCTGCGTGAAGGGCATGGTCAAGGTGGTGCTGTACGACGCGCGCGACGACTCGCCCACCAAGGGCGAAGTCAACGAGTTTTTTGTGGGCGAGCACAACCCGATGCTGATCCGCATTCCCAAGGGCGTCTATCACGGCTGGAAGTGCGTGTCCGAAGGCGAATCGGTGGTGGTCAACTGCCCCGACCAGCTCTACGATTACAAGAATCCCGACGAGCACCGCGCCGCCTACGACGATCCGAAGATTCCGTACAATTGGGACATTGTTTACAAATGA
- a CDS encoding DNA methyltransferase encodes MHHRIVVGDSRRMSAVADASVQLVITSPPYWQLKDYGADGQIGFDDSYEAYINNLNLVWQECERVLSPGCRLCINIGDQFARSVYYGRYKVIPIRTEIIRFCETIGLDYMGAVIWQKVTTTNTTGGATIMGSFPYPRNGILKLDYEFILIFKKLGEAPRPDPRVRDEAKMTTEEWNTYFAGHWNFPGERQEGHIARFPVELPHRLIRMFSFPGETVLDPFTGSGTTNIAAARLNRSSMGYEINPEFAALAAQRLEGEKSLVSNCAASTTHEPSLTTEDIRSLHLRLPYLFEDKVKIARKTDPRQLLFGSKITGKETNGRQDFRVARIISANQIEIEGGQVVRLLGVSPFAARKDDAVEFLRTLFQGQRVSLKFDKDKYDGEGRLLAYVYLPNKTFVNGHLLKQGLAKLDTSLEFSKREALKQYIEKGRAIRAD; translated from the coding sequence ATGCATCATCGTATTGTTGTCGGAGATTCGCGGCGTATGTCGGCCGTGGCGGACGCATCCGTGCAGCTTGTCATCACGTCTCCGCCGTACTGGCAGCTCAAGGACTACGGCGCGGACGGGCAGATCGGGTTCGACGACAGCTATGAGGCCTACATCAACAACCTGAATCTTGTCTGGCAGGAGTGTGAACGTGTACTGAGTCCGGGCTGCCGGTTGTGTATTAACATCGGTGACCAGTTCGCGCGGTCGGTGTATTATGGCCGCTACAAGGTGATTCCCATTCGCACGGAGATCATCCGCTTCTGTGAGACTATTGGCTTGGATTACATGGGGGCTGTGATCTGGCAGAAAGTCACAACGACGAACACCACCGGCGGCGCGACCATCATGGGATCCTTTCCGTATCCGCGCAACGGCATTCTGAAATTAGATTACGAATTCATTCTCATTTTCAAGAAGCTCGGCGAGGCTCCGCGTCCGGATCCGCGTGTGCGGGACGAGGCGAAGATGACCACAGAAGAGTGGAACACCTACTTTGCCGGGCACTGGAATTTTCCCGGCGAGCGGCAAGAGGGACATATTGCGCGCTTTCCCGTGGAACTGCCGCATCGTTTGATTCGCATGTTTTCCTTTCCCGGTGAGACCGTGCTGGATCCTTTCACCGGAAGCGGCACGACCAATATTGCGGCAGCGCGATTGAACCGCAGCTCAATGGGGTACGAAATCAATCCGGAATTTGCCGCACTGGCAGCGCAGCGGTTGGAGGGCGAGAAGAGTTTGGTTTCGAATTGCGCGGCGAGCACAACTCATGAACCATCGCTAACCACCGAAGACATCCGCTCGCTGCATTTGCGCCTTCCCTATCTGTTTGAAGACAAAGTCAAAATTGCGAGGAAGACGGATCCGAGGCAACTGCTGTTCGGGAGTAAGATTACGGGGAAGGAGACCAACGGCCGACAGGATTTTCGCGTGGCGCGGATCATTTCTGCGAATCAAATCGAGATTGAAGGCGGGCAAGTGGTGCGGCTGCTCGGTGTGTCACCGTTCGCGGCGCGCAAAGATGACGCGGTCGAGTTCTTGCGGACGTTGTTCCAGGGTCAGCGCGTGTCTCTCAAATTCGATAAGGACAAGTATGATGGCGAGGGGCGACTGTTGGCTTATGTGTATCTGCCCAACAAGACTTTTGTTAACGGGCATCTGTTGAAACAGGGATTGGCGAAATTGGATACCTCTTTAGAGTTTTCGAAGCGCGAGGCTCTGAAACAGTACATTGAGAAAGGACGCGCAATTCGTGCAGATTAA
- the rfbB gene encoding dTDP-glucose 4,6-dehydratase: MNRLLVTGGAGFIGSNFIHFMLAKYPKLQIVNLDALTYAGNLENLRDVEKDPRYSFIHGNICNGADVARAMEGCDAVVNFAAETHVDRSIHEGGAFVETDVRGVFVLCEEARKQKVNRFLHISTDEVYGSIDIGEFREIDPLCPSSPYSSSKAGGELLARSYFVTYDLPVLITRSSNNFGPFQYPEKLIPLFTTNLIENKPVPVYGDGKQVRDWLYVEDQAEALDLVLTKGVPGEIYNVGAGNEQYNMDVTKGIMKLLGKGEELITYVKDRPGHDRRYAVDTAKIHKLGWKPKHDFQAGLKKTVEWYVANEKWWQAIKQKQAEYKAWIEKQYGQQG, encoded by the coding sequence ATGAACCGTTTATTAGTCACCGGAGGGGCCGGGTTTATCGGCTCCAATTTCATTCACTTCATGCTCGCCAAGTATCCCAAGCTCCAGATCGTGAATCTGGACGCGCTGACGTATGCGGGCAACCTGGAAAATCTGCGGGACGTAGAGAAGGATCCGCGCTACAGTTTTATCCACGGCAACATCTGCAATGGGGCGGATGTGGCGCGGGCGATGGAAGGCTGCGATGCAGTGGTCAACTTTGCCGCGGAAACCCACGTGGACCGCTCGATTCATGAAGGCGGCGCCTTTGTGGAAACCGACGTGCGCGGCGTGTTTGTGCTCTGCGAAGAGGCCCGCAAGCAGAAGGTAAACCGCTTTCTGCACATCTCCACCGATGAGGTGTACGGCTCGATTGACATCGGCGAGTTCAGAGAGATCGACCCGCTGTGTCCGTCCTCGCCGTACAGCTCTTCCAAGGCGGGCGGCGAACTGTTGGCGCGGTCCTATTTTGTCACTTATGATTTGCCGGTGCTGATCACGCGCTCCTCGAATAACTTCGGGCCGTTCCAGTATCCGGAGAAACTGATTCCGTTGTTCACGACCAACCTGATCGAGAACAAGCCGGTGCCGGTATACGGCGACGGCAAGCAGGTGCGGGACTGGTTGTATGTGGAAGATCAAGCGGAAGCGCTGGACCTGGTGCTGACCAAGGGCGTGCCGGGTGAAATCTACAACGTGGGCGCGGGCAATGAGCAGTACAACATGGATGTGACCAAGGGCATCATGAAACTGCTGGGCAAGGGCGAAGAGCTGATTACCTATGTGAAAGACCGCCCCGGCCACGACCGCCGCTATGCGGTGGACACCGCGAAGATCCACAAGCTCGGCTGGAAGCCCAAGCACGATTTCCAGGCGGGTTTGAAGAAGACGGTCGAGTGGTATGTGGCCAACGAAAAATGGTGGCAGGCCATCAAGCAGAAGCAGGCGGAGTACAAAGCCTGGATAGAAAAGCAGTATGGGCAGCAGGGGTAA